The genomic segment GCCGCCATCCCGTACAGCTACACCGCCGACAGCGCGACCACCGTCAAGTCGTCCGTCACGACGGGCGCGGGTGCGGGCAAGCTCTGACCGGTGTCGTCGAGTGGCGATTCGGGGTCCCGGCCCGGATCGCCACTCCCACGCCTCCGGGATGTCGCGGCCGGACTCGGCGTGCTCACGGGCGGATCAGCACCTTCAGCGCTTCGCGGTCGGCCATCGCCTGGTAGCCGCCCGGAACCTCGTCCAGGCCGACGGTGCGGTCGAAGACCCGGCCCGGCTCGATGCGGCCCTCGAGGATGTCCGGCAGCAACTCCTCGATGTAGGCACGCGCCGGGGCGACGCCGCCGGTGAGGGTGATGTTGCGGAAGAACACGCCGAAGTCGGCGGGGACGTCCGGGTACTGCGGTGCGCCGACGCGGCTGACCGTGCCGCCGTCGCGCACGACACCGAAGGCGGTCTCGATGGCCGGTTTGAGGCCGACGCACTCGAGGACGGTGTGGGTGCCGTCGCCGCCGGTGAGCTCGCGGACCTTCTCCACGCCCTCTTCGCCGCGTTCGGCGACCACGTCGGTCGCGCCGAACGCACGGCCCAGGTCGGTGCGCTCGGTGTGCCGCCCCATCAAGATGATCTGCTCGGCGCCGAGGCGTTTCGCCGCCAGGACCGCGGACAGCCCGACAGCGCCGTCGCCGATGACGGTGACCGTGGTGCGCGGGCCGACCCCGGCGGTGACCGCGCAGTGGTGGCCGGTCGGGAAGACGTCGGACAGGGTCAGCAGGGAGGGCAGCAACGCCGAGTCCTCCCCGACCGGCAGCTTGACCAGCGTGCCGGAGGCCTGCGGCACGCGCACGGCTTCGCCCTGCCCGCCGTCGACGTCGGTGCTGCCCCACTGGCCGCCGTGGCGGCAGGAGGTCTGCAGGCCTTCACGACAGAAGTCACAGGTGTTGTCGGCCCACACGAACGGCGCGACCACGACATCGCCCGGCTTGAGGCCGGTGACCTCGGCGCCGATGTCCTCGACCACGCCGAGGAACTCGTGCCCGATCCGGTCACCGTGATCCTGGGCCGGTTTCGCCCCGAAGGGCCACAGGTCGCTGCCGCAGATGCACGAGCGCAGCACCCGCACGACCGCGTCGGTCGGCTCGTACAGCTTCGGATCCGGCACCGTTTCGACCCGCACGTCACCGGCGCCGTAGATCACTGTCGCCTTCATCGGCTCACTCTCGTTCGTGGATGGTGACCAGGGCGGTTTTCCCTGATCAGCTCCCGTCAAACGTGCTGGGCCGGCCGCCCGGCAGGGTCTGCTCTTCCGGGTAACGCCAGTACCCCCGGCGTCGTGCTGCCCGGCGACGAGCCATTGACGCCGACGTCCTGGCACGTAGTGTCGAAGCATCCTGATCACTTCACCCGAACGATTTTCGCGTGACGCGGACCGGGGTTCACGTCAGTGCGGACCGGAGGTTGAGCGTGCAGCTTCGCAGTGACCAGTGGTACGCGGGAGAAGACCGCAACGGCTACCTCCACCGCGCCTGGATGCGCCGCGGCACCCCGGCGGACGCGTTCACCGGCCGGCCGCAGATCGCCATCGCGAACACCGCGTCCGACCTCACCCCGTGCAACGCCCACCTCACCGAGGTGGCCAGGTCCGTCCGGGACGGGGTCTTCGAAGCCGGCGGCATCCCGCTCGAGCTGCCGGTCGTGTCCCTCGGTGAGACGAACGTGCGGCCGACCGCGATGCTCTGGCGCAACATGGCCGCGATGGCCGTCGAGGAGTTGCTGCGGGCGAACCCGATCGACGCCGTGGTGCTGCTGGGCGGCTGCGACAAGACGATCCCGTCCCTGCTGATGGGCGCCGCCTCGGTGGACCTGCCCGCCGTGGTCGTCCCCGGCGGCCCCATGCTGACCGGCACCTTCCGCGGCAAGCCGCTGGGCTGCGGCACCGACGTCTGGCGGCTCTCGGAGGAGGTCCGCGCCGGCACCCTGTCGCAGGAGCAGTTCATCCGCTCCGAGTCGGCGATGATCCGCAGCCGCGGGCACTGCAACACGATGGGCACCGCCTCGACGATGGCACTGGTCGCCGAAGCGCTGGGCACCGTCGTCCCCGGCGTGGCCGGTACGCCCGCCCCGGACAGCCGGCTGCTGGAGGCCGCCCACGGCACCGGGCGCCTCGCCGTGGAGATGATCGCCACGGACCGCCGCCCGAGCACCTTCCTGACCAAGGCCTCCTTCCACAACGCGATCGTGGCGCTGGCCGCCATCGGCGGGTCCACCAACGCCGTGGTCCACCTGCTCGCGATCGCCGGGCGCCTCGGCGTCGACCTGACCATCGACGACTTCGACCGGATCGGGTCGCGGGTGCCGGTGCTGGTGGACCTGCAGCCCGCGGGCCGGTTCCTGATGGAGGACTTCCACCGGGCCGGTGGCCTGCTCGCCGTGCTGCGCGAGGTCCGCGACCTGCTCGACCCGTCGGCTTTGACGGTGACCGGCGCACCCCTGGTCGACGCGCTCGAAGACGCCCCGATCTGGGACGCCGAAGTCATCCGGCCGCGGACCGCGCCGGTGGTGGCCGAAGGCGGAATCGCTGTCCTGCGCGGAAACCTCGCGCCCGGCGGCGCGCTGATCAAGCCCGCCGCCGCGTCACCCGAGTTGCTGCGCCACCGCGGCCGCGCCGTGGTCTTCGACTCGATCGAGGACTTCCACGCGCGCATCGACGA from the Amycolatopsis magusensis genome contains:
- a CDS encoding IlvD/Edd family dehydratase, producing the protein MQLRSDQWYAGEDRNGYLHRAWMRRGTPADAFTGRPQIAIANTASDLTPCNAHLTEVARSVRDGVFEAGGIPLELPVVSLGETNVRPTAMLWRNMAAMAVEELLRANPIDAVVLLGGCDKTIPSLLMGAASVDLPAVVVPGGPMLTGTFRGKPLGCGTDVWRLSEEVRAGTLSQEQFIRSESAMIRSRGHCNTMGTASTMALVAEALGTVVPGVAGTPAPDSRLLEAAHGTGRLAVEMIATDRRPSTFLTKASFHNAIVALAAIGGSTNAVVHLLAIAGRLGVDLTIDDFDRIGSRVPVLVDLQPAGRFLMEDFHRAGGLLAVLREVRDLLDPSALTVTGAPLVDALEDAPIWDAEVIRPRTAPVVAEGGIAVLRGNLAPGGALIKPAAASPELLRHRGRAVVFDSIEDFHARIDDPDLDVDADSVLVLRGCGPKGYPGMPEVSNMPLPTKLLEQGVRDMVRICDGRMSGTAYGTVVLHVTPEAAAGGPLALVRTGDPIVLDVEARRIDIDIPADELASRTPNAATLAGFAAPRRGWERLYVDHVQQADTGADLDFLTGSSGSAVSRESH
- a CDS encoding zinc-dependent alcohol dehydrogenase family protein; translated protein: MKATVIYGAGDVRVETVPDPKLYEPTDAVVRVLRSCICGSDLWPFGAKPAQDHGDRIGHEFLGVVEDIGAEVTGLKPGDVVVAPFVWADNTCDFCREGLQTSCRHGGQWGSTDVDGGQGEAVRVPQASGTLVKLPVGEDSALLPSLLTLSDVFPTGHHCAVTAGVGPRTTVTVIGDGAVGLSAVLAAKRLGAEQIILMGRHTERTDLGRAFGATDVVAERGEEGVEKVRELTGGDGTHTVLECVGLKPAIETAFGVVRDGGTVSRVGAPQYPDVPADFGVFFRNITLTGGVAPARAYIEELLPDILEGRIEPGRVFDRTVGLDEVPGGYQAMADREALKVLIRP